From Fusobacterium sp.:
TAATAAAGAAATATTTTAAAAGAGGAGATGATACAATGAGAAGAGCTAATGGAAATGGAGGAATTACAAAAGTTTCTGGCAATCGAAGAAAGCCATATAAAGTTACTATCACTAAAGGTTGGGATCCAAATACTGGAAAACAGATAAAAAAATTGCTTGGATATTTCGTTTCACAAAAAGAAGCAAATAAAGCTCTTGCTGATTATTTAGATACACCATATGACTTAGAACTATCAAATATTACTTTTAAATATATTTATGATAAATGGAGTCAAGTTAAATATCAAAAAGTTAGTAATTCAGCTATATTAGGTTATAAATCAGCATATGATAATGTAGAAAAGCTTCACTATATGAAAATAAAAGAGATAAAAACAAGACATTTGCAAGAAGCAATAGATAATTGCCCTAAAGGCCTAGCTACTAAAAAGAAAATAAAATATCTATTTGGACAAATATTTGCATATGCTATGCAGAATGACATTATATCCAAAGATTATAGTAAATTTATAGATATTGGAAAAAATACTTCTGAGAATAAAAGAAAGCCATTCAGCACTAAAGAAATAGAAATATTATGGCAGCAATTAAATAATATCGAATTTATTGATACTATACTGATCATGATTTATAGTGGGTTTAGAATAGGAGAACTTCTTGAACTAGAAATTGTTAATATAGATTTAGAAAATAAAACTATGACTGGGGGATTAAAAACAGAAGCTGGTAAAAATAGACTCATTCCTATACATCCTAAAATAATACCACTAATCAAAAATCGATATGATCTCAATAATAAATATCTTATTGTAAATTTTAAAAACAAACAAATGAAATATGATAACTATTATCGAGAAAAATTCATTCCTATAATGGAACAATTAAATATGATACATCGTCCTCATGACTGCCGTCATACCTTTGCCACATTACTTAGTAATGCTAATGCCAATGCTACTGCTATCAAGAAAATGATAGGCCATGAAAGTTACATTACAACTGAAAAAATCTATACTCATAAGGACATAGAAGAGTTAAGAAAAAATGTAGAATTAATAAATTAATGAATAATATCCTGTATTTTTTACAGGGTATTTTCTTTTTTATGTTAAACTATCTTTATTTAAGGAATTAGAAGAAAAAAGCCTGGGTTCTGTATGGTACCTGTATGGTACCTACTATCTACTTTTTTTATATATTTTCACATTTTTATACAAATAAAAAACCCCACAAACATTGTGTTTGTGGAGTCTGTAAAATCCAACCAATTATCTTTTTGAGAATTGGAAAGTTTTGATTTTATTAATATAGATGTTTATTTTGTTACCTATATGTTTCCTACATATCTATTTTTCAATAAATCTTTCTAAATTTAGCTCTTATATAATTAATATTTTTATTGCTATTATTCTAATTAAAGTTTCAATTGATTTTGATTCTCATTTTTCTTTTTTTGAATTTTTTCAAAATGTTTATCAAACTCTATATCAGTTGTATTTTTATATTTTGAATATTTTATAATTAAATTTTTTTCTTCATAAAAATCAATCAAGGTTTTCATCGCTATATAACCTAACCCTATTGGTACTGCATTTCCTATTTGTTTATATATTTCAGTTATTTTACCCTCAAAAATCCAATTATCAGGAAACTCTTGAATTCTTGCATATTCTTTTATTGAAAGTGGTCTTAATTCAGTAGGATGACATAACATTGTGGCTGGCATCGTTGGTACAGTTACTAATGTAGGTGAAGGTTGAGAAAAACTTAATCTCCTATAAAAGCCTGTTTTCCCCCCCCCTAAATAATATGCTCCTCCCATGGCTTCTTTTTTTAAATCTTCTGGTAAATTTGTCCAATTTTCTCCTTCTTTCAATAAAGATAAAAATTTTTTATTTCTATCTGATAATTCATTATATTCAGATAATTGAGGTTTTTTTAATCCTTTTAAAGCTTCTCTCAATGTTTTCCATGGCAAAGTATTCCTAATAATAGAATTTTCGCTATGTGTTGGTCTTGGAATACTTATTCTTTCATCTCCATAATATCCAAATAAAATCATTCTTTCTCTTTTTTGTGGAACTCCATAATTAGCAGCATTCAATAAAGCAAAACTTACTGTATAACCATAATTTTTAAGCTCTGTTTTCAGAAACTTCAAAACACTTCCTGGCAATTCTTTTATATTTTCATATTTTGAAAATTCCTCTGGAACACTATTTAACTTAGCAGTTAATAATCCTCTTACATTTTCCATTAAAAAGAATTTAGGTCTAATTTCCTCTATTATATTCAAAAATCTAACCATTGTATTTGCTCTAAAATCTCCTAATCCCAATTGCTTGCCTGCATAACTAAATGGTTGACATGGTGGCCCTCCAATAATTGCAAATACTTCCCCTTTTTCCAATCCTGCTACTTCTAATATTTTTTCACTACTTACTTCATTTATATCAGATTCTATAACTGGAATTTTAGTGTTTCTTCTTATTGTTGCTGCTGCAAATTTATCTTTTTCTATACAAACTTTTATTGTTGCCCCAGCTTTTTCTGCTCCTATATCCAATCCCATAGCCCCTGAAAATAATGATATTACATTGTACATTCTAGCCTCCTATACCTTATATATTATTATTTTATAATATATAATTATCTTTTAAATTTTATCATCCTTTATAAAAAATTGGTAGCTATTATTTTAAATATAAAAAAATGATTTCTAAATAAATTTGAAATCATTTTTATCTTTTCTATTCTTCAATTATTTCATCTTCATCACTTTGTAAATTATCCCAATAATTTCCTGGAATTAATAACATAGGGTTATTTCTTATACACATTTTTATAAAAGTTTCATATTTTTCCTCTGTTAATTCAATATTTGGCTGATTATTACTTAATTTTCTTTCGTTTATTTTGTTATTCAACTCTCTCCAATTAAAAGTATTTTCTCCATTCAGCGGTTTCCCTATTCTATTCCATTTTTCAATAGTTCTTCCATTTCTAACTGTAATACTTGAACTATTTTCTGTATTATATTTATTTTTTATTTGTAATAATGTATTGCTATTTAAATGATAGAAATCTACACTTCTAATTATACTTCCCCTACACCATATCCAACCATATTCTTCTATATTCCTAGCTATAAATTCTTCTAATAATTCTCCTTGAATATTTTCAATATTCATACAAAGATTATGCGCTTCTTGTATTCCTAGAAGACAATCTTCACTCAAATTTATATATTTTTGTTTTAACATAATATTTATAACTGGGTCTGGAAGAGTTTGTACTCCACTAGCTATTTTAGATGAAGGATATGTTTTTTCCATTGCTTTTTTCAATTTTTCAATCCATTTATTTACATAACTTGAAGCATCAACAATTTCATTACTTCTTATATTAGGAAAAAGATCTATATCATTCATACAGGAATTATATAAATAACAATAATTTGCTTTTGATCGCAGTATTTCTTCGCTTTGTTGACTTAAGATTATATCACTCATATGAAAATCTTTTAATGATGGCATTTTACCTCCTACATAAATAATATTTATTTTGGGTATAATTAATTTGAAGTTACTATAGCTTCTATTTTTTTACGCATATCTCTATAATCACTATCTTCTCTATTTTCCAATACATATACTCTTATAAATTCACTTTTATAATTTACTAATTTACCTATGACAGATAATTTATCTTCTGCTAAATAAGATATTTTTTTTGTATCAATCTCACATAGTTTTATAGCTTCTCTCATATCTTCTTCATAATTTTCTTTTTTTTGTGTTAAAGTATAATGATTCTGAATTTTTTCAATTGTTATAGGAACAAT
This genomic window contains:
- a CDS encoding tyrosine-type recombinase/integrase, producing MRRANGNGGITKVSGNRRKPYKVTITKGWDPNTGKQIKKLLGYFVSQKEANKALADYLDTPYDLELSNITFKYIYDKWSQVKYQKVSNSAILGYKSAYDNVEKLHYMKIKEIKTRHLQEAIDNCPKGLATKKKIKYLFGQIFAYAMQNDIISKDYSKFIDIGKNTSENKRKPFSTKEIEILWQQLNNIEFIDTILIMIYSGFRIGELLELEIVNIDLENKTMTGGLKTEAGKNRLIPIHPKIIPLIKNRYDLNNKYLIVNFKNKQMKYDNYYREKFIPIMEQLNMIHRPHDCRHTFATLLSNANANATAIKKMIGHESYITTEKIYTHKDIEELRKNVELIN
- a CDS encoding DNA cytosine methyltransferase, which gives rise to MYNVISLFSGAMGLDIGAEKAGATIKVCIEKDKFAAATIRRNTKIPVIESDINEVSSEKILEVAGLEKGEVFAIIGGPPCQPFSYAGKQLGLGDFRANTMVRFLNIIEEIRPKFFLMENVRGLLTAKLNSVPEEFSKYENIKELPGSVLKFLKTELKNYGYTVSFALLNAANYGVPQKRERMILFGYYGDERISIPRPTHSENSIIRNTLPWKTLREALKGLKKPQLSEYNELSDRNKKFLSLLKEGENWTNLPEDLKKEAMGGAYYLGGGKTGFYRRLSFSQPSPTLVTVPTMPATMLCHPTELRPLSIKEYARIQEFPDNWIFEGKITEIYKQIGNAVPIGLGYIAMKTLIDFYEEKNLIIKYSKYKNTTDIEFDKHFEKIQKKKNENQNQLKL
- a CDS encoding SinI family restriction endonuclease, which translates into the protein MPSLKDFHMSDIILSQQSEEILRSKANYCYLYNSCMNDIDLFPNIRSNEIVDASSYVNKWIEKLKKAMEKTYPSSKIASGVQTLPDPVINIMLKQKYINLSEDCLLGIQEAHNLCMNIENIQGELLEEFIARNIEEYGWIWCRGSIIRSVDFYHLNSNTLLQIKNKYNTENSSSITVRNGRTIEKWNRIGKPLNGENTFNWRELNNKINERKLSNNQPNIELTEEKYETFIKMCIRNNPMLLIPGNYWDNLQSDEDEIIEE